The [Clostridium] colinum genome includes the window TTGAGAAAACGATATCGTGAGCCAGACAAAAATATTTAAGAGGTAAAAGCAAGAAATAAAAGTTTTTCCGAAAAAGATTTAAACAATATCTCGGTGAATAAAAAACCGAAAGGTCAAGCTAATAAGAGCAAAGGGTGAATGCCTTGGCATCAAGAACCGAAGAAGGACGTAGAAAGCTGCGAAAAGCCACGATGAGACGCAAACAGTCAGCGACTCGTGGATATCCGAATGGGGAAACCTAGCAGAGAAAAGCTCTGTTACTGCATACTGAATAAATAGGTATGTAGGGGGAACGTTGTGAACTGAAACATCTAAGTAGCAACAGGAAGAGAAAGAAAAATCGATTTCCTAAGTAGCGGCGAGCGAAAGGGAAGAAGGCCAAACCGACGAGCGTGCTTGTCGGGGTTGAGGACTGCATAATCCATTGACAAAGAATAGTCGAATTGTTTTGGGAAAGCAAACCAAAGAAGGTGAAAGTCCAGTAGACGAAATTTGGAGTCAGGAGGCAGAATCCAGAGTACCACGGGACACGAGAAACCCTGTGGGAAGCCGGGGGGACCACCCCCCAAGCCTAAATATTCCTTGATGACCGATAGTGAAATAGTACTGTGAAGGAAAGGTGAAAAGAACCCCGGGAGGGGAGTGAAAAAGAACCTGAAACCCTTTGTTTACAAACAGTGGGAGTTACAATAGTAACAACTGCGTACTTTTTGTAGAACGGTCCGGCGAGTTACATTTGCAAGCGAGGTTAATTAGTAAGAAGCTAAGAAGCCGAAGGGAAACCAAGTCTGAAAAGGGCGACAAGTTTGTAGGTGTAGACCCGAAACCGGGTGACCTATCCATGAGCAGGTTGAAGTTACCGTAAAAGGTAATGGAGGACCGAACTCGTATCTGTTGAAAAAGGTTGAGATGACTTGTGGATAGCGGAGAAATTCCAATCGAACCCGGAGATAGCTGGTTCTCCTCGAAATAGCTTTAGGGCTAGCCTTGTGTTAATCTACTGGAGGTAAAGCACTGAATTGGTGCGGGGCCTTCGCGGGTTACCAAATCATATCAAACTAAGAATGCCAGAAAGATGATGCACAGGAGTCAGACTATGTGAGATAAGTTTCATAGTCAAAAGGGAAAGAGCCCAGACCGACAGCTAAGGTCCCAAAGTGTGTGTTAAGTGGAAAAGGATGTGAGAATTCGAAGACAACTAGGATGTTGGCTTAGAAGCAGCCACTCATTTAAAGAGTGCGTAACAGCTCACTAGTCGAGAGTTTTTGCGCCGAAAATGTCCGGGGCTAAAACACACCACCGAAGCTACGGAATTGTACGAATGTACAATTGGTAGAGGAGCAATCTGCAAGGATGAAGCCAAACTGAAAGGAATGGTGGACGAAGCAGAAGAGAGAATGCCGGAATGAGTAGCGAGATATATGTGAGAATCATATAGGTCGAATGTCTAAGGTTTCCAGAGTAAAGCTGATCTGCTCTGGGTAAGTCGGGACCTAAGGCGAGGTCGAAAGACGTAGTCGATGGATAACAGGTTTAAATTCCTGTACTACTAATAATCAGAACTGTGGGGACACAGGAGGATAGGAAAACCGAGGAAAGGAAATACTCGGCTAAGCACAAAGCTGTGGATATGATGCAAATCACATATCTAAAGGTGAAGTGTGATAGGGAGTGAAGAAAAGTAGCGAAGTTTCTGAATCCACACTGTCAAGAAAAGCCGCTATAGTGTTATTAGTACCCGTACCGCAAACCGACACAGGTAGACGAGGAGAAAATCCACAGACCGACGGGAGAAGTGTTGTTAAGGAACTCGGCAAAATGACCCCGTAACTTAGGGAGAAGGGGAGCCTACGAGAGTAGGCCACAGAGAAGAGGCTCAAGCGACTGTTTAGCAAAAACACAGGTCTCTGCTAAACCGAAAGGTGAAGTATAGGGGCTGACACCTGCCCGGTGCTGGAAGGTCAAAAGGAGAGGTTAGGAGCAATCCGAAGCTTTGAATTCAAGCCCCAGTAAACGGCGGCCGTAACTATAACGGTCCTAAGGTAGCGAAATTCCTTGTCAGGTAAGTTCTGACCCGCACGAAAGGTGTAACGATTTGAGCACTGTCTCGACAACACGCCCGGTGAAATTGAAGAACCAGTGAAGATACTGGTTACCCGCAACAGGACGGAAAGACCCCATGGAGCTTTACTGCAGCTTAATATTGGGATTCGGTATTACATGTACAGGATAGGAGGGAGACTGAGAAGCCAGTACGCCAGTATTGGTGGAGTCGATGTTGGGATACCTCTCTTGTAGTATTGGATTTCTAACCTGCTTCTGTGATCCAGAAGAGGGACATTGTTAGGCGGGCAGTTTGACTGGGGCGGTCGCCTCCGAAAGAGTAACGGAGGCGCTCAAAGGTCTTCTCAGAATGATTGGAAACCATTCAAAGAGTGTAAAGGCAGAAGAAGGCTTGACTGCGAGAGCGACGGTTCGAGCAGGTACGAAAGTAGGACTTAGTGATCCGGTGGTAACAAGTGGGAGTGCCATCGCTTAACGGATAAAAGCTACCCTGGGGATAACAGGCTTATCTCCCCCAAGAGTTCACATCGACGGGGAGGTTTGGCACCTCGATGTCGGCTCATCGCATCCTGGGGCTGAAGTAGGTCCCAAGGGTTGGGCTGTTCGCCCATTAAAGCGGTACGCGAGCTGGGTTCAGAACGTCGTGAGACAGTTCGGTCCCTATCCGTTGTGGGCGTAGGAAATTTGAGAGGAGCTGTCCTTAGTACGAGAGGACCGGGATGGACGAACCGCTGGTGTATCTGTTGGTAACCAATGCCACGGCAGAGTAGCCAAGTTTGGAAAGGATAAACGCTGAAGGCATCTAAGCGTGAAGCCAACCTCAAGACTAGATTTCCATTGCCTAGTGCAAGTAAGACCCCTTGAAGACGACGAGGTTGATAGGCCTAAGGTGTAAGTACGGTAACGTATTCAGCTGATAGGTACTAATGGTCGAGTGCTTGTCCAATGATTTTGTTTAATTCTTTTAGTTTGGTTTGTGTTTGTTATTATTTTTTATGTAAATATTGAAAAATTGAAAAAAATTAAAAAATAGCTTGCAAAAGTATAAAAAATGTGATATACTATTTTAGTAAGTAATAATCCTCGATAGCTCAGCGGTAGAGCACTCGGCTGTTAACCGATAGGTCGTAGGTTCGAATCCTACTCGGGGAGCTTTTTAAGGCCCGTTGGTCAAGCGGTTAAGACGTGGCCCTTTCACGGCTAAAACAGGGGTTCGATTCCCCTACGGGTCAGTTATTTAATAAATAAAAATTTTCTGGTGATGATGCGTTTAGGGGAAACACCCGTTCCCATACCGAACACGAAGGTTAAGACCTAAGCGGCTGATGATACTTGGTGGGGGACCGCCTGGGAAAGTAAGTGGTTGCCAGATTTAACGGGGTGTAGCGTAGCTTGGCTAGCGCGCCTGATTTGGGATCAGGAGGTCGCAGGTTCGAATCCTGTCACCCCGATTTAACTTAAAGTATTTATTAAATGCTAATTTATGGATCAGTAGCTCAGCTGGATAGAGCAACGGCCTTCTAAGCCGTGGGTCGGGGGTTCGAATCCCTCCTGGTTCATTTGCTAACATATGGTGGGTATGGCGCAGTTGGTTAGCGCGCCAGATTGTGGCTCTGGAGGTCACGGGTTCGAATCCCGTTATCCACCCTCAAATATAATTGCGGGTCACTAGCTCAGTTGGTAGAGCACTGGACTTTTAATCCAGGTGTCCCGGGTTCGAGCCCCGGGTGACTCATATTTTCAATCAGATATAGAAATATATCTGATTTTTCTTTATATTTATATTAAAATTATTTTTATAGATAAAATTATAAAATATTACTTAAATTTAATTATTATATATTATTGAGTAATACTCATTAATAAAATTACCAAAATATTTATTAAATAAGATTATTTTTTGCATAAGATTAAAATAAAAATATATATGGTATTATACAATTTTATTTTATAATTAATAGTACAAAAAACAATATAATATTTTTTGCATATAATATAGTATTTGATATTGAATATAGAAAAGAGGGATAAATATGTCTAAAAAAGTTGTTGCAGTATTATTTGGAGGGCAATCTTCAGAACATGAAATATCAAAAATTTCTGCATCTACAATAATATATAATTTATCTAAAGAAAAATACTCTATTTTGCCTATATATATATCTAAAGATGGACAATGGAAAATTTATGATGGACCTATAGAAAATATTTGTAATACAGATTGGGAAATATATGCTAATAATGCTATTATAAGTCCAGATACATCACATAAAGGCATAATAAGAATTACAGGAGATAGAATAAAATTTATGCCAGTAGATGTTGTAATACCAGTTCTTCATGGAAAATGGGGAGAAGATGGAACTATACAAGGTTTGTTAGAATTAGCTCAAATACCTTATGTAGGTTGTGGAGTTTTATCTTCTTCTGTATCTATGGATAAATTATATACTAAAATTATTGTTGATAGCATAAATATAGAACAAGCTAAATATAAAGCAGTTTATAAATATGAGATGGATAATTTAGATAATATTTGTAAAGAAATAAAGCAATATTTAGGATATCCTTGTTTTGTAAAGCCAGCTAATGCAGGTTCATCAAAAGGTGTATCAAAAGCTAATAATAAAAAAGAATTAATAGAAGCTATTAATAATGCTTTATTATATGATATTAAGGTTATTGTAGAAGAAAATATAGATGGTAAAGAAGTCGAATGTGCTGTTTTAGGTAACTATAATGTTGAAGCTACTAATGTAGGCGAAGTTTTATCAGCAGCTGATTTTTATGATTTTGATGCAAAATATAATAATAAAGACTCTAAAACAGTTATACCAGCTAATATATCTACTAATATATCTGAAGAGATACAAGAAAAAGCTGTTAAAATATTTAAAGCTTTAGATGGCAGAGGATTATCTAGAGTTGACTTTTTTATCCAAAACGAAACTAACAAAGTTATATTTAATGAAATAAATACATTTCCAGGATTTACACCTATAAGTATGTATCATATGTTATGGAACAATAAAGGGATAAACTTGCCTAAACTTTTAGATATGCTTATAGATTTAGCTTTTGAAGACTTTAATAATAAAAAGATGGAGTAAATATATGAATATTAGTGAAAGACCAATAGGTATATTTGATTCTGGAGTAGGTGGACTTACAGTTGCAAAAGAGGTTATAAATCTTTTACCCAAAGAAGATATAGTTTATTTTGGTGATACAGCAAGAGTTCCATATGGTTCAAAGTCTAAGGAATTAGTGTATAAGTTTTCTTGTCAGATAATAAAATTTTTAAAAGAAAAATGTGTTAAAGCTATTATTATTGCTTGCAATACTGTTAGCTCAAATTGTTATGAAGATTTAAAAAAACAGTTTCCCAATATACCAATAATAGAAGTTTTGGAACCAGGTGTAAACTCTGCTATAAAAGTTACTAAAAATAAAAAAATAGGTGTTATAGGAACAGAAGCTACCATAAGAAGTGGGCAATATGAAAAAAAATTAAAAGATAAGTTAGTTGGTGTTGAAGTGTTTTCTAAGTCTTGTCCTTTATTTGTTCCACTTGCAGAGGAAGGTTTTTTGCAAGATAATATTAGTATAGATATTGCTAAAATGTATTTACAACAGTTTAAAAATAATAATATAGATTCACTTATTTTGGGTTGTACTCATTATCCATTATTAAAAAGTACAATTAAAAAAGTTGTAGGAGATAATGTTAATATTGTAGATCCAGCATTTGAAACAGCTATAAAAATGAAAAATTATTTAATAGATAATAATATGAATAATACAAGAGGTGGAAAACATAAATTTTATGTAAGTGATAAAAATGATAAATTTGATTTTATTTGTTCATTGATATTAAAAGAAAATCATATTGCTGAAGAAGTAAACATAGAAAAATACTAAGAATTAATTAAATAGTTATTGAAAAGTTTTAATAATTATAGTATAATTTACAATATAAGTATAAATACTAAATATTAAACATTAAATGTTAAATATTGAATTTTGAATATGTATTGGAGGTTATTTTATGGCTAATATATTAAATAGTAAATTAGACTTTGAAAATGATATATTAAAAACAAATCTTCCAGCTATGGTAGACTTTTTTGCAACTTGGTGTGGACCTTGTAAAATGTTAAGTCCGGTTATAGATGAAATAGCTGAAGAGTTACAAGGAAAAGCTGTTGTAGCTAAAGTAGATAGCGACCAATTAGGTGAGCTTTGTGTAGAATATTCTATAAAATTATTACCAACTCTTGTATTTTTTAAAGATGGTAAAGAAGTTGATAGAATAGTTGGTATGGCAGAAAAAGAAGATATTATTGCTAAGTTAAATTCTTTAGCATAGTAAAATATTTATTAACGTAAAGATTAGGTTCTATATATATTGGGGAAATTAGTATATTTTTATACTAAATTTATTTTGATATATTATAGAACCTTTTATTTTTATGTAAAATATAAAATTTAATTTATTTTATATTTATATATTAAAAATCTTAATTTCATATATTTTTAATATATATCATATTTTGGTATTAAAATGAATATTATAAAAATATGATAAAATATTAAAGGAGGTGTAGTTATGGACGAATTTACTTCTACTCTTGTTAAAAAATTTAATTTTAAGCCTAAGTATATTCGTAGAAAAAAATATATGTATATATGCAATACAGACAAGGGTATTAAAGTAATAAGACCAGCAAATTATACTGCAGATAAAATAATATTTGTACATAATATAAAACAACACCTTATAAATCAAGGGTTTAATCAATTAGATTATTATTATATGTCAGATGAAAATTTACCATATGTAATAAATGAAGATATTATATATATTATGACAGATTATATAGATTTAGACGAATGTGATTTATCCAATAATGAACATACTAAAAAAGCAATAGAATTATTGGCTAATTTTCATAAATTATCACAAGGATTTAATACAGATATAAATTTTGAGTTTAAATCTTTTGATATAAAAGAGAATTTCAACAAAAAATTAGAGAATTTATTAAAAATGAAAAAGCAAGCAAGTAAGCAAAAAAAGCTTACAGATTTTGAGCTATTATTTATAAAAAACTTTGATTATTTTTATAAAAGTGCAGTGGAGGCAATAGAAATATTAGACAAATATAAATATGATAACCTCAACAAATTGGCAGAGAAAAATTTGATGATATGTCATAATAAAATTAAAGAAGAAAATATTTTAATAGGTGATAAATCATATTTAACACAACTTGAAAATATAACTACGGAACATTTTGTATATGATTTGGCTAGTTTTATTATTAGGTATATAAAAAAGCACCCAGAGGATTATCTATCGTTAGAAAACATTTTAATTACATATTCGAAAATAAATTATATAGATGGTAATATTTTACCGATTTTATATGCTCTTATTAAATTTCCTAATAGATACATAGATACTTGTCAAAGCTTTTTTGATAGAAGAAGGAATTTTACACCTATATCTATATCTAGTGATTTAGAAAATATATTACAGTTAAAAGATTTTCAAGAAAATTATTTATCAAAGATAAAATATTAATAGACTTTTTACTGTGAGAAGTAAATAGTCTAAATTAATGTGTAAAAATAATAGTATAATATAAAAAGCTGTAGATTTTATCTACAGCTTTTTATAAAGTTAAATTACTTGTTTTATATTTAAATTTTTATCCATTATAACGATGTTAGCAACTTTACCAACAGATATACTGCCCATTTTATCAAATATATTTATACTTTTAGCAGGGGTTACAGTACAAGCTTTAATAGCCGATTCTAGAGGAATACCAAAAGATACTGCCTTTCTCATACAATCAAAAAGATTTGTAGCAGACCCAGCAATAGTTCCATCAGATAAAACGGCTTTTCTATCTTGCATAATAACTTTTTGACCTCCAAGCTCATAAGTACCATTTTCCATACCAGTGGCCATCATACCATCACTTATTAATACTACTCTTTCGTCTGTAAACATTTTAAAAATAGCTCTAATCATACTAGAATGTATATGTATTCCATCACATATAACCTCAACAAAAACATTATCATTATCAAGTGCTGCACCTACTACACCAGGGTCTCTATGTGTAAATGCAGGCATAGCATTAAATAAATGAGTAACTCTTGTAGCTCCAAGATTAAAAGCTTGTTGAGCGGTTTCATAATTAGCTATAGTATGTCCAATAGATATATTAACATTGTCTGACATTTCTTTAATAAAGTCTAAACCACCTTCACATTCTGGAGCCATAGTAACAATTTTAATCATATTGTTACAAGCTTTATTAAGTTCTTTAAACATATTTGCTTGAGGATTTACTATAAACTTAGCATCTTGAGCTCCTTTTTTTTCAGATGATAAAAAAGGACCTTCCATATGGATACCAACTATATTAGCACAATCTTTAGGCAAATATGTTGTAGCCGTATTAAAAATTTCTTTTAATACCTCTTTTTTTAGTGTCATAGAAGTAGGGCAAAATGCAGTTATCCCATTACTTTTTAAATATTTAGCTATTTGTAAAAGACCTTTAACATCTTTATCACAAAAATCGTGGCCAGTTGCACCGTGTATATGTGTATCTATAAGTCCAGGGATAACATAGCAATCTTTAGCATCTATTTCAGTTTTATCTATAACTTCTTGTATATTATTAACGATTATACCATTTTCTATATAAATATCTTTTTTTTCAAAAGTATTATTTTCATTAAAAACTAAACCATTTTTTATAATCATAATTTACCTTCTTTCTAAGAGTGCATAATAATTATAAAAGGCCTTTTTCTTTTATAATAGATAATGCTTCATCATCTGCAACAATTGTTACATTATTATGGAGTTGTAATATAGAGGCAGGTACGCTAGGTACAATTGGTCCATATATAGATTTATAAAGGGCTTCTGCTTTAGATTTACCAGAAGCTAATAATAAAATACTTTTAGCTTGCATAATATTTTTTATACCCATAGAATAAGCAAATTTTGGAACTAAATCTAGTGTTTCAAAAAATCTAGAATTAGCTTTTATTGTTTCTTCAGTGAGTTTAACACAATGAGTTTCTTTTTCAAAAGCCTCATCTGGTTCATTAAATCCTATGTGGCCATTGCTACCAATGCCTAAAAGTTGTAAATCTACACCGCCTAAAGACTTTATTATTTGATTGTATCTATCACATTCTTTTTTAGTGTCTTCTTCAAGGCCATTTGGTATAAA containing:
- a CDS encoding D-alanine--D-alanine ligase family protein, encoding MSKKVVAVLFGGQSSEHEISKISASTIIYNLSKEKYSILPIYISKDGQWKIYDGPIENICNTDWEIYANNAIISPDTSHKGIIRITGDRIKFMPVDVVIPVLHGKWGEDGTIQGLLELAQIPYVGCGVLSSSVSMDKLYTKIIVDSINIEQAKYKAVYKYEMDNLDNICKEIKQYLGYPCFVKPANAGSSKGVSKANNKKELIEAINNALLYDIKVIVEENIDGKEVECAVLGNYNVEATNVGEVLSAADFYDFDAKYNNKDSKTVIPANISTNISEEIQEKAVKIFKALDGRGLSRVDFFIQNETNKVIFNEINTFPGFTPISMYHMLWNNKGINLPKLLDMLIDLAFEDFNNKKME
- the murI gene encoding glutamate racemase, with amino-acid sequence MNISERPIGIFDSGVGGLTVAKEVINLLPKEDIVYFGDTARVPYGSKSKELVYKFSCQIIKFLKEKCVKAIIIACNTVSSNCYEDLKKQFPNIPIIEVLEPGVNSAIKVTKNKKIGVIGTEATIRSGQYEKKLKDKLVGVEVFSKSCPLFVPLAEEGFLQDNISIDIAKMYLQQFKNNNIDSLILGCTHYPLLKSTIKKVVGDNVNIVDPAFETAIKMKNYLIDNNMNNTRGGKHKFYVSDKNDKFDFICSLILKENHIAEEVNIEKY
- the trxA gene encoding thioredoxin, with protein sequence MANILNSKLDFENDILKTNLPAMVDFFATWCGPCKMLSPVIDEIAEELQGKAVVAKVDSDQLGELCVEYSIKLLPTLVFFKDGKEVDRIVGMAEKEDIIAKLNSLA
- a CDS encoding CotS family spore coat protein, which translates into the protein MDEFTSTLVKKFNFKPKYIRRKKYMYICNTDKGIKVIRPANYTADKIIFVHNIKQHLINQGFNQLDYYYMSDENLPYVINEDIIYIMTDYIDLDECDLSNNEHTKKAIELLANFHKLSQGFNTDINFEFKSFDIKENFNKKLENLLKMKKQASKQKKLTDFELLFIKNFDYFYKSAVEAIEILDKYKYDNLNKLAEKNLMICHNKIKEENILIGDKSYLTQLENITTEHFVYDLASFIIRYIKKHPEDYLSLENILITYSKINYIDGNILPILYALIKFPNRYIDTCQSFFDRRRNFTPISISSDLENILQLKDFQENYLSKIKY
- the nagA gene encoding N-acetylglucosamine-6-phosphate deacetylase, with amino-acid sequence MIIKNGLVFNENNTFEKKDIYIENGIIVNNIQEVIDKTEIDAKDCYVIPGLIDTHIHGATGHDFCDKDVKGLLQIAKYLKSNGITAFCPTSMTLKKEVLKEIFNTATTYLPKDCANIVGIHMEGPFLSSEKKGAQDAKFIVNPQANMFKELNKACNNMIKIVTMAPECEGGLDFIKEMSDNVNISIGHTIANYETAQQAFNLGATRVTHLFNAMPAFTHRDPGVVGAALDNDNVFVEVICDGIHIHSSMIRAIFKMFTDERVVLISDGMMATGMENGTYELGGQKVIMQDRKAVLSDGTIAGSATNLFDCMRKAVSFGIPLESAIKACTVTPAKSINIFDKMGSISVGKVANIVIMDKNLNIKQVI
- the nagB gene encoding glucosamine-6-phosphate deaminase, yielding MVIYNAKDYNDMSRKAANIVSAQVIIKPNCVLGLATGSTPEGTYKQLVEWYKKGDLDFANVKSVNLDEYKGLSKDDEQSYAYFMKKHLFNHVNIDINNTFIPNGLEEDTKKECDRYNQIIKSLGGVDLQLLGIGSNGHIGFNEPDEAFEKETHCVKLTEETIKANSRFFETLDLVPKFAYSMGIKNIMQAKSILLLASGKSKAEALYKSIYGPIVPSVPASILQLHNNVTIVADDEALSIIKEKGLL